A section of the Helicobacter jaachi genome encodes:
- the nusA gene encoding transcription termination factor NusA: MEKILDIIELIAYEKGLDSQVVLDIVKEGIIKIAQEEINPLYDYFIEQDTKERTLKLFYRKKVSPDDKILTKEEEATFIPLAQARLLGDVSVGDEVDCELQLDSMSRGAINKLFLNLEYHLQRSIEDQILQNFRAQVGKIVNGQVVGVDEQGNTFIEIESIRAILPQKNRIKGEQFKIGDCVRAILKFVSINKNGLQVELSRTTPKFLEELLAMEVPEIKDNEVIIFKSARIPGERAKVAVYSHNPRIDPIGCCVGVKGVRINAVSAELAGESIDCIEYHSALEIFVAKALTPAQILGVKIEQGQEGARHKAIVQIKSEQKSKAIGKNGVNIRLASMLCECDIEFNEIASEERKEEKIEGEKRGIDALSSLFKD; this comes from the coding sequence ATGGAAAAAATTTTGGACATTATTGAATTGATTGCCTATGAAAAGGGCTTAGATAGCCAGGTGGTGCTAGATATTGTAAAAGAGGGGATTATTAAAATCGCGCAAGAAGAGATTAATCCGCTTTATGATTATTTCATCGAGCAGGATACCAAAGAGCGCACTTTAAAGCTTTTTTATCGTAAAAAAGTCTCTCCAGATGATAAGATTCTCACCAAAGAGGAGGAGGCGACTTTTATCCCCCTTGCGCAAGCGCGATTGCTAGGCGATGTGAGTGTGGGCGATGAGGTGGATTGTGAATTGCAGCTAGATTCTATGAGTAGAGGTGCGATTAATAAACTTTTTTTAAACCTTGAATACCACTTGCAGCGCTCCATTGAAGACCAAATTTTGCAAAATTTTCGCGCGCAAGTGGGTAAAATCGTTAATGGGCAAGTTGTGGGCGTAGATGAGCAGGGCAATACTTTTATCGAAATTGAGAGCATTCGCGCCATTTTGCCGCAAAAAAATCGTATCAAAGGCGAGCAGTTTAAAATCGGCGATTGCGTGCGCGCGATTTTAAAATTTGTAAGCATTAATAAAAATGGTTTGCAAGTGGAGCTTTCCCGCACCACACCGAAGTTTTTAGAGGAGCTTTTGGCAATGGAGGTGCCAGAGATTAAGGATAACGAGGTGATTATTTTTAAAAGTGCTAGAATCCCCGGTGAGCGCGCAAAAGTGGCGGTATATTCTCATAATCCACGCATCGACCCAATTGGCTGCTGTGTGGGCGTGAAAGGCGTGCGCATTAATGCTGTGAGCGCTGAACTAGCTGGGGAGAGCATTGATTGCATAGAATATCATAGCGCGCTTGAAATCTTTGTGGCAAAGGCTTTGACACCTGCGCAGATTCTAGGGGTTAAAATAGAGCAGGGGCAAGAAGGCGCGCGCCATAAGGCTATCGTGCAAATTAAAAGTGAGCAGAAAAGCAAAGCCATTGGCAAAAATGGCGTAAATATCCGCCTTGCGAGTATGCTTTGCGAGTGCGATATTGAATTTAACGAGATTGCAAGTGAAGAGCGCAAAGAAGAAAAGATAGAGGGTGAAAAGCGCGGGATTGATGCGTTAAGCTCGCTTTTTAAAGACTAG
- a CDS encoding HP0268 family nuclease, with translation MELKLAKNTLSTNKKANAAKITCEDILKKVAQGEHIFYFDRENSHKDMQKACAFFQKAGLHTYLNEVRYGLDETSYIYELHIV, from the coding sequence ATGGAGCTTAAACTTGCTAAAAACACGCTATCTACGAACAAAAAAGCAAATGCGGCAAAAATCACTTGTGAGGATATACTCAAAAAAGTTGCACAAGGTGAGCATATTTTCTACTTTGATAGAGAAAATTCGCATAAAGATATGCAAAAAGCCTGCGCATTCTTTCAAAAGGCGGGCTTGCACACTTATTTAAATGAAGTGCGCTATGGGCTTGATGAGACAAGCTATATTTATGAGCTACACATCGTTTGA
- a CDS encoding TonB-dependent receptor domain-containing protein, which produces MSATAGSEKNVVDAPASVSVISKEELEQKPYRDLGEAIKEIPGVSVEGTSNKLGANAISIRGMPAGYTLFLIDGLRQNPSGDVATANLGVGVYNTFMPPLSAIERIEVIRGPMSTLYGSDALGGVINVVTKPITKQWSGSFQSQFVAPESPTFGNTYQNSLYITGPLAEKLGLTLRARQITREASKQPTNDRGDTINSFFGTQYVAYNIGGRLTYLPNEKNTLYADIDYTQSTYDNQLGQIGTLGVNAQGRGGYTEWVGMNKLSSSLAHMGSYGFGTWRNSLQYMRSDNTGRLVAGNVSSPNLGKNRGIASNDIIADSRLLFYLGESNNLNVGLEYRHENYHDLAATPANHNRNTFAAFVEDEWNIFKPLTLTLGARYNYNDKFGSNVSPRAYLVYEIIDNWSLKGGVATGYKAPYANQLIDAVYGYGSQGTLAFLGNPDLKAESSISYEVGTVFDGSYVDFSLTIFKTNFKDKIESQRVSKVAGSANYSETCALYGGSNAACNRTYNADSAYSQGIEASFGIKPIYGIGFDVSYTYIDSEITSGTNKGNPLSTTARNNLFGKLSYNYRAFGMYLQAHYKEGIVNTSAIGDDAAAQGLRNLFGGIYYKPSVALNLGMHYKLTQNIRLNGGVYNLLDTNFADFRWYNNGTTAGASVNYYGPVIQEGRRYWLNIAFDF; this is translated from the coding sequence GTGAGCGCCACTGCAGGGAGTGAAAAAAATGTCGTTGATGCGCCCGCATCTGTGAGCGTTATTAGTAAAGAGGAGCTAGAGCAAAAGCCCTACCGCGATTTGGGCGAGGCAATTAAAGAAATTCCGGGCGTGAGTGTGGAGGGCACAAGCAACAAGCTTGGAGCAAACGCTATCTCTATTCGCGGTATGCCCGCGGGATATACGCTATTTCTTATCGATGGCTTAAGGCAAAATCCTAGCGGTGATGTCGCCACAGCAAACTTAGGTGTGGGCGTGTATAATACCTTTATGCCACCCCTAAGCGCGATTGAGCGCATTGAAGTTATACGAGGACCGATGAGCACGCTTTATGGAAGCGATGCGCTAGGCGGAGTGATTAATGTCGTTACAAAGCCTATCACAAAGCAATGGAGCGGCAGCTTTCAATCGCAATTTGTCGCACCAGAATCGCCTACTTTTGGCAACACCTACCAAAACTCCCTCTACATCACAGGACCTTTAGCGGAGAAGCTAGGCTTAACCTTGCGCGCACGCCAAATCACGCGTGAAGCAAGCAAGCAGCCTACAAATGATAGAGGAGATACAATCAATTCATTTTTTGGCACGCAATATGTGGCATATAATATCGGTGGGCGCTTAACTTATCTGCCAAATGAGAAAAATACCTTGTATGCGGATATTGACTACACGCAATCCACTTATGATAATCAATTAGGGCAAATTGGCACGCTAGGTGTTAATGCACAAGGTCGAGGCGGCTATACAGAGTGGGTAGGTATGAATAAACTTAGCTCAAGCCTCGCACATATGGGTAGCTATGGCTTTGGCACTTGGCGCAATAGCCTGCAATATATGCGCTCAGATAATACCGGGCGACTAGTCGCAGGCAATGTGAGTTCGCCAAATTTAGGTAAAAATCGCGGCATTGCAAGTAATGACATCATCGCAGATTCTAGACTTTTGTTTTATCTTGGGGAGTCTAATAATCTTAATGTAGGGCTTGAATATCGCCACGAAAATTACCATGATTTAGCCGCTACGCCCGCTAATCACAATCGCAACACCTTTGCTGCCTTTGTAGAAGATGAGTGGAATATTTTTAAACCCCTAACCCTAACGCTTGGCGCGCGCTATAATTATAATGACAAATTTGGCTCAAATGTAAGCCCACGCGCGTATTTAGTCTATGAGATTATAGATAATTGGTCGCTTAAAGGGGGCGTGGCTACAGGGTATAAAGCCCCTTATGCTAATCAACTTATTGATGCAGTATATGGCTATGGCTCTCAAGGCACGCTTGCCTTTTTGGGAAATCCTGACTTAAAGGCGGAGAGCTCTATAAGCTATGAAGTAGGCACGGTCTTTGATGGCAGCTATGTTGATTTTTCACTCACTATCTTTAAAACTAATTTTAAGGACAAGATAGAATCTCAAAGGGTAAGCAAAGTCGCAGGTAGTGCGAACTATAGTGAAACTTGCGCGCTCTATGGTGGCAGTAATGCTGCGTGTAATCGCACCTACAACGCCGATAGCGCGTATTCTCAAGGGATAGAGGCAAGCTTTGGCATTAAGCCTATTTATGGCATTGGCTTTGATGTGAGCTACACCTACATAGATTCTGAAATTACCTCCGGCACGAATAAGGGCAATCCTCTCTCCACCACCGCGCGCAATAATCTCTTTGGCAAGCTAAGCTATAATTATCGTGCCTTTGGTATGTATCTGCAAGCCCACTACAAAGAAGGTATCGTAAATACAAGCGCTATAGGCGATGACGCAGCGGCTCAAGGCTTAAGAAATCTCTTTGGTGGCATCTACTATAAGCCCTCTGTTGCGCTTAATCTAGGCATGCATTATAAGCTAACACAAAATATTCGCTTAAATGGCGGCGTGTATAATCTACTAGATACAAACTTTGCTGATTTCCGCTGGTATAATAATGGCACAACAGCTGGAGCAAGTGTTAATTACTATGGACCTGTTATTCAAGAAGGGCGCAGGTATTGGCTCAATATCGCCTTTGATTTCTAA
- a CDS encoding NAD(P)-dependent alcohol dehydrogenase → MLLKMNLQEAKEGKRISAKGFAVRDKNDTFKPFDFTRHAMGQNDVLIEILYAGICHSDIHSARSEWHPGIYPMVPGHEIAGRIVAAGDKVSKFKVGDYAGVGCMVNSCGQCRACKESMEQFCENGKLVFTYDCKDCFHNDEPTYGGYSNNIVVNEHFALKVPQDAPLEKVAPLLCAGITTYSPLKFSKVGKGMKVGIAGFGGLGVMALKYAKLFGAEVSIFARNRNKEQAAIELGASNLYTIDKLDSIKERFDFIISTIPTRYDPMRYVNLLRYGGDFAIVGLPPENATIKTDMTRLVFSPNRRVYGSLIGGIKETQEMLDFSLKHGIYPEIEMITPNDINLAYDNLTDGKAKFRYVVDMSKLEG, encoded by the coding sequence ATGCTACTAAAAATGAATTTACAAGAGGCAAAAGAGGGCAAACGCATAAGTGCGAAAGGCTTTGCGGTGCGTGATAAAAACGACACATTTAAGCCATTTGATTTCACGCGTCATGCGATGGGGCAAAATGATGTGCTAATCGAGATTCTATACGCTGGAATCTGCCATAGCGACATTCATTCCGCGCGCAGTGAGTGGCATCCGGGCATTTATCCTATGGTGCCCGGACATGAGATTGCTGGGCGTATCGTGGCGGCGGGCGATAAAGTCAGCAAGTTTAAAGTCGGTGATTACGCCGGGGTTGGCTGCATGGTAAATAGCTGTGGGCAGTGTCGCGCGTGCAAGGAGAGTATGGAGCAGTTTTGCGAGAATGGCAAGCTTGTCTTTACCTACGACTGCAAGGATTGCTTTCATAACGACGAGCCAACTTATGGCGGTTATAGCAATAATATCGTGGTAAATGAGCATTTCGCCCTAAAAGTGCCGCAAGATGCGCCGCTAGAGAAAGTCGCGCCTTTGCTTTGTGCGGGCATTACGACTTATTCGCCCTTAAAATTTAGCAAGGTTGGCAAGGGAATGAAGGTTGGTATCGCTGGATTTGGCGGGCTTGGCGTTATGGCGTTAAAATATGCTAAGCTATTTGGCGCGGAGGTTAGCATTTTTGCGCGTAATCGCAATAAGGAGCAGGCTGCCATTGAACTTGGCGCGAGCAATCTTTACACGATTGATAAGCTAGATTCTATAAAAGAGAGGTTTGATTTTATCATAAGCACGATTCCTACGCGGTATGACCCTATGCGTTATGTGAATTTACTGCGATATGGCGGGGATTTTGCGATTGTGGGGCTGCCACCTGAGAATGCGACTATAAAGACTGATATGACGCGCCTTGTCTTTAGCCCAAATCGCCGTGTGTATGGGAGTTTGATAGGCGGTATTAAGGAGACGCAAGAAATGCTTGACTTTTCGCTAAAACATGGAATCTACCCTGAAATCGAAATGATAACGCCAAATGACATAAATCTCGCCTATGACAATTTGACTGATGGCAAGGCAAAATTCCGCTATGTGGTGGATATGAGTAAGCTTGAGGGGTGA
- a CDS encoding lysophospholipid acyltransferase family protein yields MLSKDTKRQIIAKVAPLLMYVVLWILYALTRHRFYITPYVGKENIIGAFWHGEFLMLPFIYKQLQKQMSKERNKGYYIIASHHFDAQLMVNLCALFGLKPLRGSTSKGGLKVLIESLKLLENGYDIGIAPDGPKGPYHSIGDGVVAMSKKTKRRIIPMRVVYSKYWELKSWDKFRIPKPFSRIDYYALDGFVVEEDMDLESAKALLKAYLEKEL; encoded by the coding sequence ATGCTAAGCAAAGATACAAAGCGCCAAATCATAGCCAAAGTCGCTCCACTGCTTATGTATGTGGTGCTGTGGATTTTGTATGCGCTCACAAGGCATAGATTTTATATTACTCCCTATGTGGGCAAGGAAAATATTATCGGGGCGTTTTGGCATGGAGAATTTTTAATGCTGCCCTTTATTTATAAGCAATTACAAAAACAAATGAGCAAAGAGCGCAATAAGGGCTACTACATCATTGCTTCACATCATTTTGATGCGCAACTTATGGTCAATCTTTGCGCACTTTTTGGCTTAAAACCCTTACGCGGCTCAACTTCAAAGGGAGGATTAAAGGTATTAATAGAATCTTTAAAACTGCTTGAAAATGGCTATGACATAGGCATTGCCCCTGATGGTCCAAAGGGACCCTATCACAGCATAGGCGATGGCGTGGTGGCGATGAGCAAAAAAACAAAGCGGCGCATTATCCCCATGCGCGTGGTGTATAGCAAATATTGGGAGCTTAAATCTTGGGATAAATTTCGCATTCCCAAACCATTTTCGCGTATTGATTATTACGCTCTTGATGGCTTTGTAGTGGAGGAGGATATGGATTTAGAATCTGCAAAGGCGCTGTTAAAGGCATATTTAGAAAAGGAACTTTAA
- the miaB gene encoding tRNA (N6-isopentenyl adenosine(37)-C2)-methylthiotransferase MiaB — protein sequence MKLFIQTMGCAMNERDSAHIIAELSQKKHYTLTDNAKEADLILINTCSVREKPEKKLFSEIGQFAKEKKAGAKIGICGCTASHLGEEIIKKAPSVDFVLGARNVSKITQVLERPKAVEVDINYDDSTYVFASPQTMGIKATLNISIGCDKKCSYCIVPFTRGREISIPQDLLLREARRLVDSGVKELLLLGQNVNHYGVRFSTPHPKTNFADLLNNLSEIKGLYRIRFTSPHPLHMDDAFLHTFAQNPVIAKGIHIPLQSGSSRVLKMMKRGYDKAWYLDRIAKLKALLPDVGIGTDIIVGFPTESQADFKDTLEVLSLVEFDTLYSFVYSPRPHTSAYEYDKSWLIEPKLAKERLATLQNLHKQILRKKAQKEIGKCYEILVENNRDDEEHCFSEGRTSNNKLIKILGKKCPIGSIAQVKITKNEGGALMGEFVQELSLEQALKANTITHTAKPNKGESSVVAGVVC from the coding sequence ATGAAACTTTTCATACAAACTATGGGTTGTGCGATGAATGAGCGCGATTCGGCGCATATTATTGCAGAATTATCACAAAAAAAGCACTACACGCTAACAGATAATGCCAAAGAAGCAGATTTAATCCTAATCAACACCTGCTCTGTGCGAGAAAAGCCCGAAAAAAAGCTATTTTCAGAAATTGGACAATTTGCAAAAGAGAAAAAAGCAGGGGCAAAAATTGGCATTTGCGGCTGCACAGCTAGCCATTTGGGCGAGGAGATTATCAAAAAAGCCCCTAGTGTGGATTTTGTGTTAGGCGCGCGCAATGTCTCTAAAATCACGCAAGTGCTGGAGCGCCCAAAGGCTGTGGAGGTGGATATTAACTATGATGATAGCACCTATGTGTTTGCCTCGCCGCAGACTATGGGCATTAAAGCCACTTTGAATATTTCTATTGGTTGTGATAAAAAATGCAGCTATTGCATTGTGCCTTTTACGCGTGGGCGCGAAATTTCAATCCCACAAGATTTGCTTTTAAGGGAGGCAAGGAGGCTTGTAGATTCTGGAGTAAAAGAGCTTTTGCTCTTAGGGCAGAATGTCAATCACTATGGAGTGAGATTTTCTACCCCGCACCCTAAGACTAATTTTGCAGATTTATTAAATAATCTTAGTGAAATTAAAGGGCTTTATAGAATCCGCTTTACCTCTCCGCACCCGCTGCATATGGACGATGCGTTTTTGCATACTTTTGCGCAAAATCCTGTGATTGCCAAAGGCATACATATTCCCCTGCAGAGCGGCTCAAGCAGAGTGCTAAAAATGATGAAGCGCGGCTATGATAAGGCGTGGTATCTTGATAGGATTGCAAAGCTTAAAGCGCTGCTGCCTGATGTGGGCATTGGCACGGATATTATTGTGGGCTTTCCTACAGAATCTCAAGCAGATTTTAAGGATACTTTAGAAGTGCTTTCTTTAGTGGAGTTTGATACGCTCTATAGCTTTGTGTATTCGCCCCGACCGCACACAAGCGCGTATGAATATGATAAAAGCTGGCTTATAGAGCCAAAGCTAGCAAAAGAGCGCCTAGCGACATTACAGAATCTACACAAGCAAATCTTACGCAAAAAGGCGCAAAAAGAAATTGGCAAATGTTATGAAATTTTAGTCGAAAATAATCGCGATGATGAGGAGCATTGCTTTAGTGAGGGGCGCACAAGCAATAATAAACTCATTAAAATACTAGGCAAAAAATGTCCCATTGGCTCAATTGCGCAAGTTAAAATTACAAAAAATGAGGGTGGCGCGCTTATGGGGGAATTTGTGCAAGAGCTAAGCCTAGAGCAAGCCCTAAAAGCAAATACAATAACCCATACCGCTAAGCCAAACAAAGGGGAAAGCAGCGTTGTAGCTGGAGTGGTATGCTAA
- the rsmH gene encoding 16S rRNA (cytosine(1402)-N(4))-methyltransferase RsmH: MSKHYSVLHNEIKEHFSFEGGVVMDCTLGYGGHSLAILQACPNVRIHAFDRDEYALTLAKARLDSINGRVHIYHAPFSRALDTIPQDVLGEVKGIIADIGVSSMQLDESDRGFSFHANTLDMRMDKNSALSAKKVVNTYSPTRLEEIFRIYGEIRQSKKLAHIIVEQRSKKPFESCLELSSLIEQHFPRTGGLHPATLAFQALRIEVNDELRELAGLLESIESAFDRGALKGCKVGIIAFHSLEDRIIKHYFKQWTTSCICPKENYKCECGNNHARGQILTKKPLTPTPQEIAQNKRSRSAKLRIFELGAKYGR; the protein is encoded by the coding sequence ATGAGCAAGCACTATTCTGTCCTGCACAATGAGATAAAAGAGCATTTTAGCTTTGAGGGCGGCGTGGTTATGGACTGCACTTTAGGCTATGGCGGGCATAGTTTGGCTATTTTGCAAGCCTGTCCAAATGTGCGCATACACGCCTTTGATAGAGATGAATACGCCCTTACTTTGGCAAAAGCGCGCCTAGATTCTATAAATGGGCGCGTTCATATCTATCATGCTCCATTTTCACGCGCGCTTGATACTATCCCACAAGATGTGCTAGGAGAAGTGAAAGGGATTATTGCTGATATTGGCGTTAGCTCTATGCAACTTGATGAAAGTGATAGGGGCTTTAGCTTTCATGCTAATACACTTGATATGCGTATGGATAAAAATAGCGCGCTTAGTGCTAAAAAGGTGGTAAATACCTACTCGCCTACGCGACTAGAGGAGATTTTTAGAATCTATGGGGAAATAAGACAGAGCAAAAAGCTCGCTCATATTATTGTAGAGCAAAGGAGCAAAAAGCCTTTTGAAAGCTGCCTTGAGCTAAGCTCACTCATCGAGCAGCATTTCCCACGCACAGGCGGACTGCACCCTGCAACTCTTGCCTTTCAAGCACTGCGCATTGAGGTAAATGATGAGCTAAGGGAGCTAGCAGGATTGCTTGAGAGTATAGAATCTGCATTTGATAGAGGCGCACTTAAGGGCTGCAAAGTGGGCATTATAGCCTTTCATTCGCTAGAAGATAGAATTATTAAGCATTATTTTAAGCAATGGACAACTTCATGCATTTGCCCTAAAGAAAATTATAAATGCGAATGTGGCAATAACCACGCTAGAGGGCAGATTCTCACCAAAAAGCCTCTTACGCCAACCCCGCAAGAAATCGCCCAAAATAAACGCTCTCGCAGTGCAAAACTTAGAATCTTTGAGCTAGGAGCTAAATATGGCAGATAA
- a CDS encoding anaerobic C4-dicarboxylate transporter: protein MDSILLILQVAVLLGAIFLGIRLGGMAIGYAGGFGVVILCLGLGMKPGDIPWDVILIIMSVIAAIAAMQLAGGLDYMVQVAEKILRKNPKYINYLAPSVTYFLTFLAGTGHTAFSMIPVIVEVAKEQNIKPSAPLSIAVVASQIAITASPVSAAVVYMSGVLEPFGWSYPTLLLVWLITTFSACMLTAFVVSKFFPLDLSKDIIYQERLKAGLVKPSSGAQHMELRKGAKLSVGIFLGGVLCVVIYATSISDVVRAPLLRLINSHIPLDMEQELFNIKSQAIGMLKSASSDVNQATQKLDAEFSKMQALFIESKGAFRDKNGAFDETKISAYVDSLNILQHNIVHAKELGVDDKLKEVKAFLESKLSELNARAQDSIKEDINEEGFSVKVAKMIKSYIDPVRLSRDGAIMSFMLLIATCIVIFCKVDSGALPNASTFKSGMTACVCVLGVAWLGNTFVGGYKEEIGALASKLVGDYPALLSVALFLASMLLYSQAATAKAIMPVVIGALGISAANPESSYILVASFAAVSALFVLPTYPTLLGAVQMDDTGSTRIGKYVFNHSFILPGTIAIIFSVALGFIVAPLFA, encoded by the coding sequence ATGGATAGTATTTTGCTTATTTTACAAGTGGCAGTATTACTTGGGGCAATCTTTTTGGGCATAAGGCTAGGAGGTATGGCCATAGGCTATGCTGGAGGCTTTGGTGTGGTGATTTTATGTCTTGGCTTAGGTATGAAGCCCGGTGATATCCCATGGGACGTAATCTTAATTATAATGTCTGTAATCGCAGCCATAGCGGCTATGCAGCTTGCTGGTGGGCTAGATTATATGGTGCAGGTGGCAGAAAAAATCTTACGCAAAAATCCAAAGTATATTAATTATCTAGCCCCTAGCGTGACATATTTCCTTACATTTCTAGCTGGCACAGGGCATACAGCATTTTCTATGATACCTGTGATTGTCGAAGTGGCAAAGGAGCAAAATATTAAGCCCTCCGCACCACTCTCCATTGCTGTGGTGGCTAGTCAAATCGCTATTACCGCTTCCCCTGTGAGCGCGGCTGTAGTGTATATGAGCGGCGTGCTAGAGCCTTTTGGCTGGAGCTATCCTACGCTATTATTAGTGTGGCTTATTACTACTTTTAGCGCGTGTATGCTCACTGCCTTTGTGGTGAGTAAATTTTTCCCCCTTGATTTAAGCAAAGATATTATCTATCAAGAGCGATTAAAGGCTGGTTTAGTCAAGCCAAGCAGCGGTGCGCAACATATGGAGCTAAGAAAGGGTGCAAAGCTTAGTGTAGGCATATTTTTGGGCGGCGTGCTATGCGTGGTAATCTATGCCACTTCTATTTCAGATGTGGTAAGAGCGCCGCTTTTAAGGCTTATAAATAGCCACATACCCCTAGATATGGAGCAAGAGCTTTTTAATATCAAAAGCCAAGCTATTGGCATGCTCAAAAGTGCTTCAAGCGATGTCAATCAAGCCACGCAAAAGCTAGATGCTGAATTTAGTAAAATGCAAGCGCTATTTATAGAATCTAAGGGCGCATTTAGGGATAAAAATGGCGCATTTGATGAAACTAAAATTAGCGCGTATGTGGATTCTCTAAATATCTTGCAGCACAATATCGTACATGCTAAAGAATTAGGCGTAGATGATAAGCTAAAGGAGGTTAAAGCATTTTTAGAATCTAAACTAAGCGAGCTTAACGCAAGAGCGCAAGATTCTATAAAAGAGGATATAAATGAGGAGGGCTTTAGCGTAAAGGTGGCTAAGATGATAAAAAGTTACATCGACCCCGTGCGCTTAAGCCGAGATGGCGCGATTATGAGCTTTATGCTGCTTATTGCGACTTGCATTGTGATTTTTTGCAAAGTCGATAGCGGCGCCTTACCAAATGCTAGCACCTTTAAATCGGGTATGACCGCTTGCGTGTGCGTTTTAGGCGTAGCATGGCTAGGCAATACCTTTGTGGGCGGGTATAAAGAAGAGATTGGCGCGCTAGCAAGCAAGCTTGTGGGCGATTATCCCGCACTTTTAAGCGTGGCGCTATTTCTAGCTAGTATGCTGCTCTACTCGCAGGCTGCCACAGCAAAAGCGATTATGCCTGTGGTGATTGGCGCGCTTGGCATAAGTGCGGCAAATCCAGAATCTAGCTATATTTTAGTGGCGAGCTTTGCGGCTGTCTCCGCGCTCTTTGTGCTGCCTACTTATCCAACGCTTTTAGGCGCGGTGCAAATGGACGACACAGGCTCAACGCGCATAGGCAAATATGTGTTTAACCACAGCTTTATACTGCCGGGTACTATTGCCATTATTTTTTCTGTGGCACTGGGCTTTATTGTGGCGCCACTTTTTGCCTAA
- the aspA gene encoding aspartate ammonia-lyase — MAKRVEHDFIGELEIDDSLYYGVQTFRALQNFHITGRKLSEYPSFIKAFAQVKKAAAQANNELNLLDSNITEAICKACDRIINGEFKEQFVVDMIQGGAGTSTNMNANEVIANIALEILGHKKGEYKFCHPNDHVNLSQSTNDAYPTAIHVALYAELSNLANDMEVLKSAFLKKANEFKDVLKMGRTQLQDAVPMTLGQEFHTFGVMMGEDIERVKEARELITEINMGGTAIGTGINSDPKYPKIVQKKLCEVTGYPFVTADDLIEATQDTGAYVQVSGVLKRVAVKLSKVCNDLRLLSSGPRAGLNEINLPKMQPGSSIMPGKVNPVIPEVVNQVCYAVIGNDVTVSFASEGGQLQLNVFEPVIAYGLFNSITMLRNAMLTLASKCVEGISANEKVCSDFVFNSIGIVTALNPYIGYENSASIAKEALQSGKSVREIALARGLLDSKQLDEIFKPANMLNPHMSAEDKARFGKH, encoded by the coding sequence ATGGCAAAGCGCGTGGAGCATGATTTTATCGGGGAGCTAGAGATTGATGATAGTTTGTATTACGGGGTGCAGACCTTTCGGGCGCTGCAAAATTTCCATATCACAGGGCGAAAACTTAGCGAGTATCCTAGTTTCATAAAAGCATTCGCACAGGTAAAAAAAGCCGCCGCACAGGCTAATAATGAGCTTAATTTGCTAGATTCTAACATCACAGAGGCGATTTGCAAGGCGTGCGATAGAATCATAAATGGCGAGTTTAAGGAGCAGTTTGTCGTGGATATGATACAAGGGGGCGCTGGCACTAGCACGAATATGAACGCAAATGAGGTCATCGCAAACATCGCGTTAGAGATTTTGGGGCATAAAAAGGGCGAGTATAAATTTTGCCACCCAAATGACCATGTGAATTTGAGCCAAAGCACCAATGATGCGTATCCTACGGCGATTCATGTGGCACTATATGCTGAGCTTAGCAACCTAGCAAATGATATGGAGGTGCTAAAAAGCGCGTTTCTTAAGAAGGCAAATGAGTTTAAAGATGTGCTAAAAATGGGGCGCACGCAACTGCAAGATGCCGTGCCAATGACTTTGGGGCAGGAGTTTCACACATTTGGCGTGATGATGGGTGAAGATATTGAGCGTGTGAAAGAGGCTAGAGAGCTAATTACCGAGATAAATATGGGCGGAACGGCGATTGGCACGGGCATAAACTCAGACCCAAAATACCCTAAAATCGTGCAAAAGAAACTTTGCGAAGTCACAGGCTATCCATTCGTAACCGCTGATGACTTAATCGAGGCTACGCAGGATACGGGCGCGTATGTGCAAGTTAGCGGCGTTTTGAAGCGTGTGGCAGTGAAACTTAGCAAGGTTTGTAACGACTTGCGGCTACTTAGCAGCGGTCCTCGCGCTGGGCTAAATGAGATTAATCTCCCTAAAATGCAGCCCGGAAGCTCCATAATGCCCGGTAAAGTCAATCCCGTGATACCTGAGGTCGTAAATCAGGTGTGCTACGCTGTGATAGGCAATGATGTGACCGTTAGCTTTGCAAGTGAGGGCGGGCAGCTGCAGTTGAATGTCTTTGAGCCTGTGATTGCCTATGGGCTGTTTAATAGCATTACGATGCTGCGAAATGCAATGCTAACTCTTGCGAGTAAGTGCGTGGAGGGGATAAGCGCGAATGAGAAAGTGTGCAGTGACTTTGTGTTTAATAGCATTGGCATTGTCACTGCGCTAAATCCATATATTGGCTATGAAAACTCGGCAAGTATCGCTAAAGAAGCCCTGCAAAGTGGCAAAAGCGTGCGCGAGATTGCCTTAGCGCGCGGCTTGCTAGATTCTAAACAATTAGATGAAATTTTCAAACCTGCAAATATGCTAAACCCGCACATGAGCGCGGAGGATAAGGCGAGGTTTGGCAAACACTAA